The Silene latifolia isolate original U9 population chromosome X, ASM4854445v1, whole genome shotgun sequence genome contains the following window.
ATCTAatgatataattttcataattttttctaaagtatatttttatataattgaaagtcaaaggcttacctcgtaaaacgaaaacgtcatatactccctcccatccagaccaaaggttacaattgctttttggcactattcatggtcgtagggaatctttgatattattcttaatctataagacaaaatatagtcatgtgagattttgtttgatttatcgtcatgaatgctataagaatatcaaatttttataatttttaataatatttaactaaagatatgcacgttacaaaacgtgcctcgacaagtgtgataaagcaactgtaacctttgatctggatgggaggaagtataaaataacGAAGGGAGTATTAAAATTTTACAGTTTTTGGAAATTTATTAACTAAAGATATTAACGAAATCAAATAATCATTGACAAAACTTGTAAAACACAAATAACAAGGTAAAAAGAGTAACTCTTATAATAATGTGATACACCAGATGAACTAGACAAATTGCTCTGTCACCCAAGCTAGATTGGTTCCCTGTGTTTTCGTCACACGTGAAAAAGACATACGTACAAATAACTTTGAAGGGAAGAATAACATCAAAACCTCCCACAACCATAATCATACCAAAACTTCCCACTTTCATAACATTCCATATTTAATCATTTAATCGCTTCTAATCTCCACCAACCTTCGTGCTGATTTGCTAAATCAAAGATAAATGAATTAGTCAACCAAAAACGTAACACAATCTTTGATCTCAGCCCAACACTTGTATTTTTTCATTTAGTACTACATTCTTTACAAATATGctattttttgtgttttgtgtAGTACATTAGTTACAAACCTAAATTCTCATCTTTTGTACTACTAATCATCAATTTACCGATAGtacaataataattattatgtGCGACCATCATTCCAAAAAACGATTATTTTACGTTAAACCGTGACTACTTTTAACTCTTAAGATGTAGTAACTTTTTTACCAAAAGGGTCACTTTTTCTATCGTTACATCATACGACGGTCACATTGTACAATTTGATAGTACAAAAGTACAAAGATCAAAATGCCAGTAATCTTCTTTTTACTTTCTGGTAAGATTCTGTCTTACATTCCCTATATAAATCCATAATAAATTCCCCCATTTTGTATTCACTCATTCATACGATTTTCCTCATTTATTTCATCACCAAATCCCAAGCTATCTTCTTTTTTGTTTACAATTCCCCAATATTAAAGTTTGATTTCTGGGTATTTTACAAATGTCAGTTTTATAAAAACCCAATTGTTGATTTCTGATTTTTTGTTGTCAATtttggtttgaaaatagaaaaaaaaaaaaaaatacccatTTTGCAATGCAATAGTGTCGTCATTTTTTCAACACAGTGTCATAATTTTCACTAAACTTACCATTTTTAGAGCTTCCCCATATCTCTGATTTTGTTTTAGTACCAAAGATTGAAACTTTCTTCAAATTAATCAGCACTTCTAATATGAATTGTAATAATGTTGTAATAATGTGTTACTAATTTCAACAAATTATTGCTCATTTCTCTAATTTGATCATATTTATAGCTTCCTATTCTTCCAAAGTTTTTTCTACTACCAAATATTGAAACTTTCTTTGAATTAATGAAAATTAAGGAGTGAAATACCTAAAACACTTCATAATTTCAATAAATTTCTACTCATTTTTCTAATTTAATCACATTTATACCAACCCAATTCCTAAAAAGTTCATTATTCTCCCAAAGATTGAAACTTTCtccaaaataataaaaaaatcaaGGAGTAAAATCCCTAAAACACTTCATAATTTCAACAAATTACTACCCCTTTCTCTAATTTAATCACATTTATAGCTACCCAATTCCTCAAAAATTTATCAAAATTCAAAAGTTTTAAACTTTGTTCAAAATTAATTAAGAAATGAGGGGTGAAAATGAAATGATGGGGATAGAAAGTGAAAATTATGGAGaacatgataataatgataataatgtgGAAGAAGAAATGAAGAGATTACCACCATGGCAAAAGCAATTTACAATAAGAGGGATAATTGCAAGTATAATAATAGGAGTGATGTATAGTGTAATAGTAACAAAACTGAATCTTACAACTGGTTTAGTTCCTAATCTTAATGTTTCTGCTGCACTTCTTGCATTTGTGTTTCTTAAAAGTTGGACTAATTTGGTTCATAAAGCTGGTTTTGTTACTACTCCTTTTACTAGACAAGAGAATACTATTGTTCAGACTTGTGCTGTTGCTTGTTACAGCATTGCCTATGGAGGTACGGAGTATTTCGTTATTATTACttccgtctcaattatttgtttttgtttacttTCGATTAAAATATATCTTACTGGACGAGTGGACGGAGAGATTATGGTTATTATGCCCTTTGTTTATTTGAATTCATCACATGTGCATAAGTGCATGGTGAACAAATATTAGAAAATAGGTTCTTAGGAATGGTGTATATGTTAATTCTGCTATTTTTGCTTGTGACGAAGAGGTACTTGTGACATCTCATGTCCACCTTCCCTTTTTATCATTAAACTAGTTGTGagacgtcacaagcttgtgacgttaagtagtactccctctgtccccgtcatttgttgtcctattccatttttggtgtctcagtcaattgttatcctttctattttaggattacatttgatgagcaattttaaCCTGTACCATTAATTAGGTCCACTTGACATTTTATAATTGGCTCTCTGcactttccttggtctttgtgccaaaaccaaaggacaacaattgaccgggacggagagagTATATATTATAGAGTGGAGGTGGGTGGGTGGTGGATGGTTTGGACTTTGAGAGGGTACTTTTATCGTTTTACTATTGAAATTTACCTAAAAGTTGTAAATGTAATGAATTTGTTGGAATTGTTCAACAAGAAAAAGAAGTATTGAAATGAATAGATAAGTAATTGTCAGTTGTCACTAAGTCTATGACTTCATGTCATTTTATACTGGAAGTATATAGTTTGCTCATTTTCACTCAAGAGATTAATACCATAGGCCATAGTATTTGGATATGTGTACGTTTCGCATGACGGTACCTTAAAACACTCGTTAAAATGCGAATTTAATTAATCCGACAGAAGTAGGTTTCATTACATCATTGTAAATTTCAATCTTTTGTACTTGTAGATAACTTCATTTGGTGTGAATTTCCGCATTTCTGGTAATCTGAAAACAACCTCTTTGATGATCGTGTTAGTATGTATAGCTAGTGATTTCATGGAGTTGTGGTTATGTAGGCGGGTTTGGATCGTATCTGTTGGGTTTAAACAAGAAGACATATGAGCAGGCAGGGGTAGATACAGAAGGGAATGTTCCTGGAAGTACCAAGGAGCCGGGACTTGGTTGGATGACTGCTTTTCTTTTTGTTAGCACATTTGTTGGCTTGCTCGCGTTGGTGCCACTTCGAAAGGTACTCTTTTGTTTCGGGAAATGATAAACGCTAACAATGAAATATACTCTGCCACTCAATATGCCAGAACATTACTCCGTATCTTAATAACTTAATTCCTCTAAGGTGTGTTTTGAGTGGTATAGTACATTCTGTTGTGGCGTTAGGACCACCCTTTGGAATAGTTATGTCAATTATTGTTGTCAAGATACCAAACTTTAACTTTGAGGATATAATCACTAGAAGAATATACTGTCACAGTGTTTTTACCTTGGAAAAATCTCTGCTTAGCTAATGTTATGTACTTAACAGTAACTCCAGAACATTCCTTTTAGCTTTTATTCCCACACTTTATATTTTGGTTTTACACTTTTACTTTAGCACCTAATGATAAGTGGAGCTCCCATTCCGTATTCTCTACggaattttcatcttgggtcattctgATCTTATTTGACTCTTAGAACCTGAATTAGACTCAAATAGAACACCTGAAGACAATCAGGGGCGAACCCAGAAATAAAATTTTGGGGTAGCGAATTTTTTTTGATGTTGTTTTACACTTATGTTAAGGTGCATATTTAAAAAAATTGGGGTGGCAAAAGTCGATAATCTTAATCATTTTTTGGGAATTTGGGGTAGCGAGTGCTACCCTTTGCTACTGTGTAGGTTCCCCCCACACCTGAAGTGGACCTGAACTGGAATTGTTCCGATTGAAACCGATGAGACCACAAATGATCCAACTTAAACCGTTCAAAGTGTGTAGCTTAAAAGTAAATCAAAGTAAAAGAACCGATATTGACACACCCGAAACAATCAGACCTGGTAGTACCTAATCCGAACCCAACCCTAATGATCTGTTTGGCTGGTACAGCGACGCCCCTCCAAAAAAAGAATATTTTTTATTACATTAGGACTTTTTAAGCCTTTTTGTTTGTTGGCCCTTAGTCTCCTTTGAAAGGGAGTTGTGGAATAAAATAGTGTCATCTAAAGCATGTGATGAAAGGACTATTGGTGTTTACTTCATACAATTATACCCTTTTGCCTTTATTTGCAAACCTGTGGCATCTATTTGCATAAATCCTAAAGATAGTTAGGGAGTCAGGTATAGTGGTAGAAAATGAAGACTATAATGCTCCATTCATACTAGAAAAAAGCATCAGTAGTTGTGTTGTCACATTCTTCCTTACCCGGCATGACGAATTTCTTCGGGTGCTTAGTTGTATCACTGATGTGATATCTATGTACAAACTGCTTAATGACCTGGTATAACTACAATTGAGTTATAATTCGAATCGACTGTATGTTTGGAATTTTGTAGTTTATCGCTTGCTGGTTATGTATAAATCGCGGACATATTTTACTTAAACTCAGTTTACCATATCCAAGTGTCTGACCTGCGTATACGAGGTAGTTTATGACAGATTAAATTCACAGAGCTCAAAAATATACTCcctcgtcccaatcatttgttttctttgattaaaatatccctACAAAGatttaaaaaggtaaacaaatgatcaggACGGAGGGATTGGAATGAGACTGCCTGGTTTGAAGGGAATGTATAAGCTTTTGAGAGAATTTGTTGAAAGGTATGTGTATATACACTGTCCACGAGAAGAACGTGCTTGAACATATACTCTTTCCATTAGGAAATTTGTAACTTCCAGGTTTAAGCGATATTTGATTGTGATATCGTTTGGACAAGATTAAATATTTTGCACTAAGCAGCTTTTAATTTCTTGCTGAATAATGTGGATTCTGATATGCCTCTGGAACTTGTTTTATTATAATCAGAATGTTAAACTCCTCGAATTAACGTTCTTGCAGGTCATGATAATAGACTACAAGCTAAGTTATCCAACAGGAACTGCAACGGCAGTACTTATTAATCGATTCCATACTCCCAAAGGAGACAAGATAGCCAAGTATGCACAATCCTTAGCTTTCGGCTAAGTACTTGCTCATATTCAATAGTAAGTTCTGACTAAACAGCTTTATGATTGTACAGGCAGCAAGTTCATGGCTTCATGAAATATTTCTCCGTCAGTTTCCTCTGGGGTTTCTTCCAGTGGTTCTATACTGGTGGAAACCATTGCGGTTTTAATCAATTTCCAACATTTGGCTTGAAAGCGTGGAAAAACACGTAAGTGCCTACTGCCTTGTTCAATGTTAAAGCTTTCACATGGGTTCATCTTAGTCATGTATCTAACGTATTTATGGACTGTGGGATTGAATTTTGCAGGTTTTTCTTCGATTTCAGCATGACTTATGTCGGAGCAGGAATGATTTGCTCTCACCTAGTAAACTTGTCCTTGCTTTTTGGTGCTGTTCTTTCCTGGGGCATAATGTGGCCATTGATTGGAGACCTGAAAGGGAAATGGTTCGCTTCGTCCTTACCTGAAAGCAGTATGAAAAGCCTGAATGGTTACAAGGTTGTTACCAAATTAGCACTTCTCGCTTTATTTATGAAACCTCGAGGCAGTAGTTTGTGAATATTGATTGAAGTTCTGATCCTGCCACATTAATTCATGGATTTCATGTGCTCTTGCAGGTTTTCATTTCTATAGCTCTAATTCTAGGCGACGGGCTCTACAATTTTATTAAGACACTGTTATTCACAGTCAAAAACATCCACGATAGGCTCAAGGACAAGAACCTTCGCGTAGGTAAGCTCAAAAATATTGATCTCGAGTAATTCGCGTGACTTGGCTTTGAAACCCGCTATCATACAAAATGTCCCTTTTATCTCCCTTTGCACACACAAAAATGTTCTACTAATGTTTTTTGCTTTATAGTACTAGACCTATAACGGAAACTTTCGTAAACCAGGTTCTTCAGAGAATCAAAAACTGGCATTGTCACCTGATGAACTCCAAAGAAACGAGGTCTTTATGAGAGAGAGAATCCCGTATTGGATAGCCTTCGTTGGGTACATATTCTTTGCTGCGATTTCCGTCACAGTAGTACCTCTAATGTTTCCACAGTTGAAATGGTACTACGTTGTTGCGACCTACATCTTTGCCCCTTCTCTCTGCTTTTGTAACGCATATGGAGCTGGTCTGACCGACATGAACATGGCATTCAACTATGGAAAAGTCGCGCTTTTTGTGCTCTCAGCAATATCCGGGAAAGATTCAGGTGTGGTGGCCGGTCTAGTTGCTTGCGGTCTAATCAAGTCAATGGTTTCCATATCTTCGGACTTAATGCATGACTTTAAAACCAGCCACCTCACTCTCACGTCCCCCCGGTCAATGCTCCTTAGCCAAGCAATCGGGACAGCGATTGGTTGCGTGGTTGCACCGCTGACATTCTTCCTTTTCTACAAGGCATTCGATCTAGGAAATCCCGAGGGAGAGTACAAGGCTCCATACGCCATCATTTACCGGAACATGGCCATCCTTGGGGTGGAAGGCTTCTCGGCCTTACCTCAGCATTGCTTGCAGCTATGTTACGCCTTTTTTGGGTTCGCTGTCGTGGCAAATCTAGTGAGAGATCGCGCCCCCGAGAAAATCGGACAGTGGGTCCCTCTCCCGATGGCAATGGCCGTGCCATTCCTCGTGGGAGCCAATTTTGCCATCGACATGTGTGTGGGTAGCTTGACAGTGTTCTTGTGGCACAAGGTTAACAGTGCTGAAGCGAACGTGATGGTTCCGGCTGTTGCTTCAGGATTGATATGTGGGGACGGGTTGTGGATACTTCCCTCGTCTATACTCGCATTGGCTAAGATCCAGCCTCCGATGTGTATGACCTTCAATGCCGGCGAGTTGTAAGAATGTTGGATTTTGTAGCAGAATTTTGTCAAACGAATCAATTCACAACACAATAAGGAAAGAGCAAGAAACGTACAAATGGGAGATAAAATATGCAGGGAAAAATGATTTTGTCATGGGTTTAATCATCTGGGATGCAATGGTTTTACTTGCCAATGTACATTTATAGGCCATAGTCTAGAGTCTAGACTTAGTTGATAATCTTAAATCTTGTAGTTTACTCTAAGTTTCTTGTAGATGCTAATGGAAGGCTACATGGCTTGCTTGAAACGAGATAAAATAGTTACTACGGTAATAGAGGTTAAATGAAGACGAGATAGTAATAGTTACCTCTTCGTGAGGGAGTAACCGATTGATGCATTAAAGTAACTGCCTTATATCATCTCCTTTTTTTCATCCTTTAAGCCCGTTCATAATAATTTTTCGCATTCCAAGCAAGGCCAGGGGTAGTTTGTTCAAAGTAATTACCATCATATACGATTATACGAAGTAGTATGTTTACTTGCTAAATTCTGCACTCATTTTGCTATATCCTACACAAAATCTTCAACATTTTCCGATTTTGCCCCTCTCATTTCATACCCAAAAAAACAATCCCTTAGAGAAAACAATTTTTAGAGAGGGAAGAATCACCGGCTCATGTCTCCCTCGCCCCAGCCGACTGGCAAAGAAGAAGAGTACCGACCACCGACGACGGAGAATCATATATTTTTAGTTTAGTTTGTGTGATTTGCATCTGCTAGTTCGAGATTAGTATAATCAATTTATCCAATTGAATTTGTGGAACTATAGACTTTGAATTAGTCAATTAATGGTTTGGTTTCTATGAATTTAAGTACGGCAAAATATGTTGATTAGTTCAAGTTTTAGGGAAGCTTGTTGTTTGATTTGCTAATTGAATTGGAAGTTTGGCAGAATTTGTTTTCAAAGTGAGTGGATGAATTGATTTACGACTTCAAATTGTGTAATTTGATAATCTAAATCAAATTCAGCCCTTGAACTATCAACTTtcaaaccctaattgtaaaaaAACTCAATAGAAAAAGAACATTACTACAATCAATCAAAAGACGAATATTAATGAAATTGTTTCAAACGGAAAAATTACTTGTGATATGTACGAATTAAGATCCTAAttatcaaattatatacaaattgGTTAGGGTTtgagagggagaaaaagaaaatttttatttttcatttttaagaGGAAGGGTAGTATTGTAAAAAATTGACGAAGTGGTAGGATATAGTAAATGAGTGTGTTAGATTTAACAATTATGTTTTTAATTGGTCTCCTAATAAATTTACCCAATTGCTAAATCCTGCACGTCATTTTACTAAATCCTACACAAATTTCCCACTTATTCTAATTTTGCCCATTTCATTTCACCAACCCAATATAAAGAAAATTAAACCTAATTTCCtcacccttctctttctctctcctcTCCCTACCGACTAACCTCCTCTGCCGCCTCAAAGGCCGTCGCTGGTCACCGACCGACGATAATAATTAAGTCAATTACCTATCCGTTCGCCCATTTGTCGCTCTTCAACCACCACACCTTATTCGTCGAAACCACAAATACACCGTCTTCTCTAAAACTCTAACGACAATGTCGTGCGCTGAATTCAACTCTACCTCCTTCGGTAATGCGACAGACGAGGTCGTTCCATTAACGGCGTTGATTTGGAGCGGTGGTCCtgtgatttttatttaatttgaaatgtaatattattttggtttaatttatggtttaattatattaaaataaattagtGTTAAGTTAATGATCTCGTTTGTTATTTCTTACTCCGTAGTA
Protein-coding sequences here:
- the LOC141618580 gene encoding metal-nicotianamine transporter YSL3-like, which translates into the protein MRGENEMMGIESENYGEHDNNDNNVEEEMKRLPPWQKQFTIRGIIASIIIGVMYSVIVTKLNLTTGLVPNLNVSAALLAFVFLKSWTNLVHKAGFVTTPFTRQENTIVQTCAVACYSIAYGGGFGSYLLGLNKKTYEQAGVDTEGNVPGSTKEPGLGWMTAFLFVSTFVGLLALVPLRKVMIIDYKLSYPTGTATAVLINRFHTPKGDKIAKQQVHGFMKYFSVSFLWGFFQWFYTGGNHCGFNQFPTFGLKAWKNTFFFDFSMTYVGAGMICSHLVNLSLLFGAVLSWGIMWPLIGDLKGKWFASSLPESSMKSLNGYKVFISIALILGDGLYNFIKTLLFTVKNIHDRLKDKNLRVGSSENQKLALSPDELQRNEVFMRERIPYWIAFVGYIFFAAISVTVVPLMFPQLKWYYVVATYIFAPSLCFCNAYGAGLTDMNMAFNYGKVALFVLSAISGKDSGVVAGLVACGLIKSMVSISSDLMHDFKTSHLTLTSPRSMLLSQAIGTAIGCVVAPLTFFLFYKAFDLGNPEGEYKAPYAIIYRNMAILGVEGFSALPQHCLQLCYAFFGFAVVANLVRDRAPEKIGQWVPLPMAMAVPFLVGANFAIDMCVGSLTVFLWHKVNSAEANVMVPAVASGLICGDGLWILPSSILALAKIQPPMCMTFNAGEL